tgatttttcaaaagaaaaaatgtaaaaataaaataattaaaaaaaaataaaataatttgatattaattttaccAGCATTATctcattaaatttgtaaaattttaagtattttagttttttatcatgaaattgtatattttacaaaattttataatatttttcgtTTGTAAGAATATCATAGACATTTTTATGCCCccattaaaagaattttttaaatccATCACTGGTTGTAAGCCTGAGGATTTATAGGTGTTGACATTAGTATTGAAGGCAAGACTATATATTGTCAAGTGAGTGCGTGTGAAGGCGTGAGAGGAGGGAGGGTGACGTGATGACTGATATTtagagagatgaaaagaattgaagaagaaaagggtacttttgaaataaattttaaaaaactgggAGCATAAAAAGTAAAGAGTAGACGTGTATTTAGCAATTTCCTATATGCTTCTCAATTCAATTTTAATGGACCGAAATAGAAAATCGAGCCCATGAGTTTCCAACTTTGCTTCATCTGGGCATGAAGATTTTTCATGACCGAAGAAATGCAGCAGgagttttacaataattatcaaGTATTTATGCATTACAcgtgtattttaatttaacaacaataaaatatattttaaaaaatataaaatatgtatgcATTATTAACTCAGATGAAATGTAAACAACAGTTAAATCACATACCATATAAAAGTAACAAGAAATTATCTTATTCTTTAAAGTTATGTTTCTCTCTTTCAAATATAATACATGTCTAATATTTGAAAGAGATAAATACTTGAGTTCCCATAGCCATAGGGATATAATGTCACATTGATTGTCATCAGATGCTTGCGaatcaaaaaatacaaaagagaaGATGGTAGTATATATAAAAGGTGGCTACGTGAGTGACACTGACAATAGATTGGCGCAGCGAGTGCATTTGTacattaatatttcattttgtaCCTACGTGTATGGCTTCATTCGGATTCTTTAAGTGGGACTAGGAGGGGGCTTCACCTAGTTTACGTTAAGGAcagaaactttatttttatttttctcgtaCCATAACCATGCCATACCATTAGCTCATCATGTATGTAAACGATTTTATTTTCCACAATAGGTAGTTTTATGGGTTCTTTGGGTACAAGCTTATCTAGAAATActtgtatgaaaaaaaatataaaaaaaaatgcaatgagATTTtctttaaactaaaattaattcttcattaattaatctataaaaaaattagtataacttctctaaaaaataaaaataaaaaatcatctacaaaagaattaattttaccttataaaaaatcatttaattttattttaattgcgttTCTGTAGAAGTTTACCTAAACAATCCTATACTGATATTAATGGAGAGTCTGTTGAGTGAATGGTATTGGCTGCCACTCGACATTCTATAACCTTTTGTCATGATCATATATTTAACTTAAGGCAAGCGTCAGCATCCTTTGCATTCGCGGAAAATCATCACCTCACATCTCAAACTGTGCCCTGCATTATCTTTCTTAATAAAAATCCTTACTAGCAAATCGCAATCATACACAACCAACTCAACATGCACCATTCCGTATGGCGTATGTTACATTAaatctttcttgtttttttacatGTTTAGTGGCGTAAtcgtttattaaaaaatttaatgtttcatTTAGATTatgatgaaatatatatatatataatgtaaaacCAAATTAACATTTAAGCAACCTATCACTGTTGGAGAAAAAACTACCAAAAGTTCTCAAGTGTGAAGTGGTTGGTTGGTATGACTCATTAAAAAGTTACTTAAGCAACTCCGTTAGCAACCGAGTGTTGAGTTGCTCAATAGCGTTATTAGCGTGCACAGTTAGATTTAACAGcaaaatactaatatttatCTCTCTCTGGTCACAAATCACAATCAGATAGGATGGGTCCAAAGAGGACCAAAAGGAAGAAAGTTAAATACCCATTACGTACAGCAGGGTATACTATACATTTACAAAGCAAATCATTTAATGCGTTAAAGTTAAAGGTGGAATCGTTTGATAATATTTgagtttcatttttaataaaaaataattttttatcctcACACATGGAAATTTAAATTAGTCAAACTTATTTTTCCTAAAGAATCAaaaggttaaagaaaaaaaaaaaactctgcaTTTACATTTTACAGTCACTGGCATGCCTTGCAAGCTTTCACTCTATAGTCTACATCAATTCAACACTTTTATTGAATCCTTAACTGAAGTCAACCTGAAATTAAATCTTCAAGGTATTTTATAGTTTGGAGTCCATGCCAAACATTTTAGCAGCCCCCAACATGCTTTTTGGCTTGCAGGCATTACCATATCATTTGATATTAGAACAATGCCATAATTGGTGTGTGGGCATGAAATTACCATACAAACAAACGAACAATACAATTAAATTCAGCTAAGCAATCATTtattaacaaacaaaaattacatttaacgatgtaattaccttttagttttttttttatcaacaaacgaaaaaacatttaattcaaataagCACAAGACGTGcagaaaattacaaagaaacaaGTAGAGCTTCCATGAAGACCAACAGAAGCTCAAATTCCTCAAATGCACATGAAGGTATTCAACCCCAACCAACAGAAAGAAATGAATTCCATGTATCTTAACGTATACATCCGAAATGGTGCATATGAAAAGATACACAACAATGTAAAGTCTATAACCCAATACCAAAAACATATGTAAAAGAACTCCCAAAGAACCATCCGTAGCACATGTATCTTTAGTTTTTGTAGTGTATGAAAATATAAgacaaattatttgttaaagtTCTACTAATTGACTACTTTTGTAAGTCATATGATAGAATCATAAATGCTAGCAagtagtaacattttttttatacaccTTTTTGAACacagttaaaatttgttaaaaaggataaaattttGTGGATCttacattatatttaatattctcttgatttttttaattttaataaattttaatcaattaagaagagtatgtttaaattaatatgttaCTGGCATTCCTAGTGAATATGTCTTAAATTACATGGTCTGGGATTCATTTTctacaaaaattttaatatatttatttcaattgaattaagtaaaaatttattaaaaaagtctCGTGaataaggaaggaaaaaaattacaaaatttcaatatgctatataaaaaaatatcagtaCATTTATATAAACActatactaataaaattaattaaaatactatCTTAATACTTGTGTTATCACTCctctcattaaaattaaaattcaacttattcttattataatttttgtattttaatttttcacaattaaaatataaaattataattttttagttataaccTATAAGGTACTCTAAGTATGATGTTAACAAATCTCACGAGCTTTGTTAATTTACACACCACACTACACATAcacttgttttctttattttgattacGTTAGCAAAATTACACTGTAagtatattttaagataatatcaAGTTATAATGtatttcaactaaaaaaaatagtttatctaaacaaattcctaatttatatatacatttaagttttttattttaaatatgttttataaattaattttcaagaaataataaaaaaattatatatatacacattaaattttgttataattacttttattatttaataataaattcttaatatatgtaaattcaattaaaaaatatacgttTAATATGCATCTCTTATCGTTAcatttattaaattcaaaaagtatattatatttaataaatatgataaaaaaaggatggttttttttactatttccgATTAATGTTAGTAGTTTTTTTAGCGGTTCTATGGGTGaaggagagaaataaaaagacTTGAGTTCTAGTCTCATCTCTATCATTTTGTCATCATCCATTGGACATGCATGACcagttgttataaatttttttaattcaatttttatgaaaaaaactaCTCTTACAAGAACGTTTAAAGATAATGGTcttaatttatgttattatatGCAACACATAAGTTAATAACACACATGagattatggaaaaaaaaacaaagcttgTGGACACAATTCAGTAATAAACATACATGATGTGAGTATAATGTATTCAATCATGTTTTATCGGTGCGCTACCTGCATCTGCATGGTAGTTCACCCTGGCCAAACCGAAAAATGagttaataagtaaaaatatgttttttttttataaaaaaactttccGGTAGATTGTGCAGGAAAGTGTCCACGTCAGATTTGCAGAATCCCTACACGTTAAATTTTCTCCTCCGGGGGAGTGTGTGCGTGTTGCCTTCTGTTGTGTTGTGTGtgcataaacaaaacaaaaacaaagagcGTTTCAATTGCTATCTCCCACAAACATCTTTAGTTAAGATCTGCGTTAACCACTAAGATCTCTGAAGCAGAGGGCATTGTCTACTGTCACAGGCATGGGTGAAGTAagacttctctctctctctcccctcTTACCAGCTATTACGCCCATCTTCTCAACTCTGCTGCTtccaagttttttttctttcttaagtaCTCTATGATTGTGTTgagttttcttcttatttaaatattatgttttttgcaaaggaaaagaaagacgaaggaaacaaagaagaagccaaggaggaaaagaaggaagaagagaagaaggagGAGCCACCACCGGAGATAGTGCTCAAAGTTGATATGCATTGTGAGGCCTGTGCAAGGAAAGTTGCAAAAGCATTGAAAGGATTCCAAGGTCACCTTTCATGCATTCTGTTTCTTAATTACTtcatttctaactatgaatccGAGAAATCTTATGTTGATAGATACTATAGCTAGTTTTCTGGTTTAGCTTCAGCTAGTACTACAACTTTTAGcttccctctctttttcccccTTGTTAGAGGGATCAATTAGTTATCCACATGACTTGCTTTTGGATTTCACAAAACAATaatgatgaaataaatttgttttagatGTCCATTATTCATGTAGAGACAAATGATCATCATTGCATCCATAAGGTAAAGGTGTGTGTTTAGGAGGTGGAAAAGATTGATAAAGAGGTATTAATGTTTCTAATCTAATCTGTCTTTTTGTAAAATAGGAGTGGAAGAGGTGAGTGCGGATAGCAGGACAAGCAAAGTGGTAGTGAAAGGAAAGGCAGCTGACCCCATAAAGGTGTGTGAGAGGCTACAAAAGAAAAGTGGTAAGAAAGTGGAGCTAATTTCACCCTTGCCAAAACCTCCagaggagaaaaaagaagaaaccaaAGAAGAACCACCCAAAGAGGAGAAAAAAGATGAGGTAAATCATTCTCTTCTTGCTTGCTTCTATCTGTTGCTGTGCAGATGCAATGAATATTCAGCAAGCACGATAAGATACTGCAGTCAATCATTCTCATTGACTAACGTTCGTTAAAAAAACTTTCAAACCTCTCGGCCAAAGAAATAAGAACATAGTCTTAAAGTTACAAATACCAAAAAAGTTTgggtaattatttaatttaacttgGAGATTAAGAGGCACGTTGCCTGCTTGCAGTGAGTGTAATGTCCAATTTCCATGGTGAGAGATTTTTGCAATTTTGGTGTATTGTATTGTGCGGTGCAGTTTTGCAATCCAATTTCAGGGTGAGAGTGCTGAAATGAAAGTAACGAAACAAAGTGATGTCCCTCCGAAAGGCACACGTAACGAGGGGAACGGCGGTGACAAATGAGAGGGGGTTTGACCCCACCCCCATTTGCAAACTGCAACTTGACACTGCAAAAATGGGGTCACGGGTGCAGTACACCTGGTTTTACCATGTCCCACTTTCATGACATTCACTTCCACACACATGACACATCGGTAAACCATGTGATGTACTCATGTTTGCTAAGGaggttaaaagttaaaactacaGGCGCTCttcatttcatttattatttattattacaatGGATGAGATTCACAAGGTAACACTAACTTGTCTGATCCAATTAATACTACTCTGCCAATGATAATAAGTGGTGATGGCGTgggaaaagaatttcaaatactcgtgcattaaagtaataaataattcacacattcttaataatatatcaagatcAATATTATGCGAGAATTTTCATATTGGGGTTGGTCGGGAGAATGGCCATACATAGCCCATAGGTTGCTAATATTTGCTTTTAGGTTTTTTAATTAACACTTGAAATGGAAGTGGGAAACCCCATGCCATGGCCGTTTTCTGAATCGACAAATTATAAGATAGTGGGCTCATACAGGTGCCTCTTTCATAGTCTATTCTATTGTGTGACAACATGGCTCAGACATAAAATTCAAGGGAagatctattaatttttttgtactggatgtttgttgtgttgtgttttCCTGCTTCTAATTTTACACTGCTTAAGATATTCTCGACCattaagtaaaataatcaatttgaaaCCAAAGTTATGTTGATAGTAATCTAATTCCTATCTTGTGGTTGTTTGAAATGCTGCTCGTCAGCCTCCTCCTgtggtaacagttgtccttaaAGTTCGAATGCATTGTGAACCATGTGCTCAAGTTATCCAGAAGCGAATCCGCAAGATTAAGGGTAAgtctgtttaaatttatttattgaaataagtatttattttaataaaataattttttattttttcagcttgtttatctaaattatttctacttcaaaaaataatttgttgcttaatttaagaaacaaatacTATCTGCTCATTAAAACaacacttatataaaaaatgtttatttaaaaaaaataaaatttaaacatattcATCCCATACGCCCATTCATCTTCTTTCTCTATTTCACTCCGGCACTTACAAGTACAACAAACCCGGTTTGGATCAATTCTGCTAAATCCCAGGCCCTACATGAGTTTGTGTCCTccaatcattatttattatcatgACTACTAATTACTAATGACTAACGAGAATCCCAAAAAACAGCGTTTAATCGCCCTTTATTTGATTTACACCTTTTCTCTGCTCAAGTTTACCATGGAATCTTATAATCACAAGAAAATGCTGACAATATACTTTTcgatactttattttttatttgatagaaTCTCATGATACTGCCTTAATACAGAGTGAGCCCACGTTATTTAGTAAGGCTGCAATAATCTTATCCAAAAATAAAGTATTGAAAAAAAAGTGTTGTCGATGTTATGTATAATTATGAAGTTTATGCt
This region of Glycine max cultivar Williams 82 chromosome 7, Glycine_max_v4.0, whole genome shotgun sequence genomic DNA includes:
- the LOC100796083 gene encoding heavy metal-associated isoprenylated plant protein 7 isoform X3 yields the protein MGEEKKDEGNKEEAKEEKKEEEKKEEPPPEIVLKVDMHCEACARKVAKALKGFQGVEEVSADSRTSKVVVKGKAADPIKVCERLQKKSGKKVELISPLPKPPEEKKEETKEEPPKEEKKDEPPPVVTVVLKVRMHCEPCAQVIQKRIRKIKGVESVETDLANDQVIVKGVVDPAKLVDHVYKRTKKQASIVKDEEKKEEEKKEEEKREEKEEEKKEGEEDNKTEIKRSEYWPSKNYIDYAYDPEIFSDENPNACSVM
- the LOC100796083 gene encoding heavy metal-associated isoprenylated plant protein 7 isoform X1; the encoded protein is MGEEKKDEGNKEEAKEEKKEEEKKEEPPPEIVLKVDMHCEACARKVAKALKGFQGVEEVSADSRTSKVVVKGKAADPIKVCERLQKKSGKKVELISPLPKPPEEKKEETKEEPPKEEKKDEPPPVVTVVLKVRMHCEPCAQVIQKRIRKIKVIIVCAGVESVETDLANDQVIVKGVVDPAKLVDHVYKRTKKQASIVKDEEKKEEEKKEEEKREEKEEEKKEGEEDNKTEIKRSEYWPSKNYIDYAYDPEIFSDENPNACSVM
- the LOC100796083 gene encoding heavy metal-associated isoprenylated plant protein 7 isoform X2; the protein is MGEKDEGNKEEAKEEKKEEEKKEEPPPEIVLKVDMHCEACARKVAKALKGFQGVEEVSADSRTSKVVVKGKAADPIKVCERLQKKSGKKVELISPLPKPPEEKKEETKEEPPKEEKKDEPPPVVTVVLKVRMHCEPCAQVIQKRIRKIKVIIVCAGVESVETDLANDQVIVKGVVDPAKLVDHVYKRTKKQASIVKDEEKKEEEKKEEEKREEKEEEKKEGEEDNKTEIKRSEYWPSKNYIDYAYDPEIFSDENPNACSVM
- the LOC100796083 gene encoding heavy metal-associated isoprenylated plant protein 7 isoform X4, whose protein sequence is MGEKDEGNKEEAKEEKKEEEKKEEPPPEIVLKVDMHCEACARKVAKALKGFQGVEEVSADSRTSKVVVKGKAADPIKVCERLQKKSGKKVELISPLPKPPEEKKEETKEEPPKEEKKDEPPPVVTVVLKVRMHCEPCAQVIQKRIRKIKGVESVETDLANDQVIVKGVVDPAKLVDHVYKRTKKQASIVKDEEKKEEEKKEEEKREEKEEEKKEGEEDNKTEIKRSEYWPSKNYIDYAYDPEIFSDENPNACSVM